The Panacibacter microcysteis DNA window CTCCAGAGACTTTTCCAGGCTTCCGGGAGTTGCGCATAATCCCGGTACTGAGGCACAGTTTCAATGTCAATTACCAATAAGTTATAAATAGAATCAGCACCATAAACATTTGTCATATAAACACTTAAATTTCTTATTAATATGAGCTATACAAATTATCCATCTGCCGGTTCTACACCGCAACAGCAGCCACCTAAAGACAATCGTAAACTTATCTATGGTTTATTAATAGCTGCACTACTTGGTACCTGGGGTTATGTTGTGTATGATAAGAGTAAATCTAAAGAAACAATTACACAACTACAAACACAATATTCAAACGTTGATTCTGCCCGCAATGAAATACAGGAAGAATACAATGATGCACTGGCCCGTATGGATTCTCTTACCGGCAGCAATACACAGTTAACTTCAGAATTAACTGACCGCCAGAAAGAAATTGAAAAACTAAAATCAAATATCAAGTCAGAGCTTGGTAAGAAGAATGCAGACCTTTCAAAAGCTAAGTCAATGATCGCCGAACTCAATGGTAAGATCAATGATCTGGTTGCAGAAGTTGAAAGGTTGAAACTTGAAAATACGCAGCTTACTGAAACAAACCAGCGTGTAACCGCAGAAAGAGATACTGTAACTGCACAGAAAGCTGTTGTAGAGCAAAATCTTGCTTCCACACAACAGGAAAAAGCACATGTTGAAGATATTGGTTCAACACTACACGCTTCTAATATCAATATCACACCTATTGATATCAAGAACAGTGGTAAAGAAAAAACTACCACTACAGCAAGACGTGTAGACGTGTTCAGAATATCTTTTGATCTTGATGAAAACAGGATCTCTCCAAGTGGTTCAAAAGAATTGTATGTATCTGTTACCGGGCCCGATGGCAAACCTATTACAATGCCTTCATCGAGCGGTACATTTACCACAAGAGAAGAAGGAGATAAAACTTTTACCAGTAAAGTAAATGTTGAATACGAACAGGGAAAACGCACACCTGTAAGCTTCGATTGGAAACCCGAAGCTGGTAAATACCAGACCGGAAATTACAAGGTAGAAATTTACCAGAATGGTTTTAAGATCGGTGAAGGAACAAAGGCATTGAAGAAAGGCGGCATATTTGGATAGTTCAGGTTTCTCTATATATTACCAACCCCCGCATTTTGCGGGGTTTTTTATTTTTCAGGCATCAAAGATTCTATACTTTAGAAGCATGATTAAACAATGGATCAACGGTAAGACGGTTATTTTTTTAATAGCAATCAGTATTGTTACCGGAACTGTTTTTTATTCTCAATATTTATCGAGGAAGATTGCCGCAGACGAAAAGAACAGGGTAGATACATGGGTGCAGGCATTAAAAACAATGATGATCGTAAACGATCCGCAAAGCCTTACGCTGGCTTCTAAAATATCGCTTGAAAATAAAGACATACCCATTATAGAAACAGACGAAAACGACCGGATAAACCCGGGCAACTGTATAAATCTGGATTCTAACGCCATCGCCGGCGATCCCAAATACCTCAGCCGTAAGCTTGCCGAATTTAAAAAGCAAAATGATCCTATCACACTTGTTTTAAGCGATAGCCCATATGTAGCCAACAAATATTATTATGGCGAAAGCATCTTGCAAAAAGAGGTGCGTTATTATCCCATTATACAATTGGTTATCGTAGGCTTGTTTATCATTATTACCGTTATTGCCCAGCGTACCGCCTACATGAGCACGCAAAACCAGTTATGGGCCGGCATGGCAAAAGAAACAGCACATCAGTTAGGTACTCCTGTCACCAGTTTAAAAGGCTGGATAGAAGTACTAAAAGATATACCGGGCAATGAAAAGATCGTAACCGAAATTGAAAAAGATGTGGTAAGGCTGGAGTTGATTACCGACCGTTTTGGGAAGATCGGCAGTAAGCCAAACCTGGAACAAAAGAACCTGGTTGAGCAAATAGAAACCATGGTAGAGTACATTAAAAAGCGGTCGGGGCGCAATGTAGATTTTTCCATAGATACCAATGGTGCCGGTGTTGTAAATGCCATGATCTCGCCGCCCCTGTTTGACTGGGTAATGGAAAATCTGCTTAAGAACGGGCTCGACGCAATGGAAGGCAAGGGTTCTATACAAATACGTATCAGGGAAACGGATACACAAATAAAGATCGATGTAAAAGACAGCGGAAAGGGCATATCTAAAGCCAACCTCAAAAATGTTTTTGAACCAGGGTTTACTACCAAAAAACGTGGGTGGGGGCTGGGTTTAACGCTTGCCAAAAGAATTATTGAGCAGTACCATAAAGGTGCTATTTATGTAAAAAACAGCGAGATTGGCAAGGGTACTACCTTCAGAATAGAATTGCACAAATAGCGATTGAAAAATAATGCTATCCCCTTACATTTGCATTCCCAAAGTTGCGGAGGTGGCGAAATTGGTAGACGCACTACTTTGAGGTGGTAGCGCCGTAACTGGCGTGGGAGTTCGAATCTCCTCTTCCGCACAAAAGCTTCTTCTTATGAAGAGGCTTTTTTATTTTATGTACCCAACTCCATTGCTACTATTTAGCTGCCGTTGCGTCGCACTCTTGTACTGCAGAAGCTACACTGAACAAGTGCGACGACCATAACATTATTTTACACCGGGCGTATTATAAGTACCAAAAAATAGTGGCGTTATACACCGAATGCCTGTCACCAAAATCAACCGCATGGGCGTTATACCTGTCTTTGTTATTTGTGCGTTTTCTGCCTTGGTAGGCCCAAAAATGCCGTAAAATATCCATATACCGGTTTACACAGTATAACAAAACATTGCATGGTTACAGGCTGGTAGTAACTGATTGGTATCGGTCCAGGTATGCAGGCATTGCTTTACACAAAGACAATCATTCTTCAATCTTCGCGTTTTGTTGAATATTGCTTCAGCCGTACAAGAGTGCGACGCAAGTAAAGCCTCATGCATGTTATACAGCCGGGCTCATAAAATTATTCTATCACTTTTTCTATGTGTGTTATACGGCCATCTTTGGTTACACCTTCTACAATAACCCTGAAGCTGTTGGTAATATCATTGTTATAGAAAGTAAGTTTTACCATTTTGTTTCTTGCATTGGTTAAGATCATAGGGTTCCAGTAAAGGGTAGAGCGCAGGTCTTCCTGTTCATTGCGTTGGTCAAATGTGCCGTAGTTGGGCGAGTAAAACTCTTTTTCTGGCGCATAACCCATTACCAGTT harbors:
- a CDS encoding sensor histidine kinase; this encodes MIKQWINGKTVIFLIAISIVTGTVFYSQYLSRKIAADEKNRVDTWVQALKTMMIVNDPQSLTLASKISLENKDIPIIETDENDRINPGNCINLDSNAIAGDPKYLSRKLAEFKKQNDPITLVLSDSPYVANKYYYGESILQKEVRYYPIIQLVIVGLFIIITVIAQRTAYMSTQNQLWAGMAKETAHQLGTPVTSLKGWIEVLKDIPGNEKIVTEIEKDVVRLELITDRFGKIGSKPNLEQKNLVEQIETMVEYIKKRSGRNVDFSIDTNGAGVVNAMISPPLFDWVMENLLKNGLDAMEGKGSIQIRIRETDTQIKIDVKDSGKGISKANLKNVFEPGFTTKKRGWGLGLTLAKRIIEQYHKGAIYVKNSEIGKGTTFRIELHK